A single genomic interval of Helianthus annuus cultivar XRQ/B chromosome 13, HanXRQr2.0-SUNRISE, whole genome shotgun sequence harbors:
- the LOC110902108 gene encoding probable methyltransferase PMT3, whose product MEACITPYSDHDHSSKGSGLAPWPARLTSPPPRLADFGYSSDMFEKDTELWRKRVENYWDLLSPKISANTIRNVMDMKANLGSFGAALGNKDVWVMNVVPEDGPNTLKLIYDRGLIGSIHNWCEAYSTYPRTYDLLHASNVFSEIIEKKGCSGEDLLIEIDRILRPTGFLIVRDKKPVTDFVKKYLPAIHWETVAVADSPSESDGDDVVLIVQKKLWLTSESLRETD is encoded by the exons ATGGAAGCTTGCATCACGCCTTACTCTGACC ATGATCACTCAAGCAAAGGAAGCGGATTGGCTCCATGGCCAGCTAGGCTAACTTCTCCACCTCCTCGTCTTGCTGACTTTGGCTATTCAAGTGATATGTTTGAAAAGGACACG GAGCTGTGGCGTAAGAGGGTTGAGAATTACTGGGATCTGTTGAGCCCCAAAATATCAGCAAACACTATACGGAATGTGATGGACATGAAGGCAAATTTGGGTTCATTCGGTGCTGCTTTGGGGAACAAAGATGTTTGGGTGATGAACGTTGTCCCTGAAGATGGACCTAACACATTGAAGCTTATTTATGATAGAGGCTTAATCGGCTCAATTCATAACTG GTGCGAAGCATACTCGACATACCCACGTACATACGATCTTCTCCACGCTAGCAACGTGTTTTCCGAAATAATCGAAAAGAAAGGTTGCAGTGGTgaagatttgttgattgagaTTGACCGTATTCTCAGGCCCACGGGCTTCCTAATCGTTCGGGACAAAAAGCCCGTTACGGATTTTGTGAAGAAATATTTACCCGCAATACACTGGGAGACGGTTGCGGTGGCGGATTCACCATCAGAATCAGATGGAGATGATGTTGTGCTCATAGTCCAAAAGAAACTATGGCTTACAAGTGAAAGCTTAAGGGAAACGGATTAA